GCGGTACAGATTTTGCGTCTTACGATTATATCGTACCACTTCTCCTTTTAACATTACCCGGTTGGCATCATCAGAAATATTGGTAAGTTTTGTTACAAATAAATAATCCAATTTTGCTACTTCAGAAAGGTTGGCCAAGTCACCGACAAACGATTCTGAATTGTGGACTAGTATGGTACTTACTGCTTCACGGTGGCTGGCAGTTAAGTCAACGGGATTATGGAATTCATAAAAATTTTGGTTGATTAGCCCCAGCATTTTTTGGCGAACTAGTTTTTTATATCCATCTGGAACATTCTCCAGTTTTTCGCCAATATATCCCACATGAACTTTTCTGGAAGCTTTTTGCGGTGCTGATGCCACCAGTTGAACGGTTAAAAGATTAACCGATAAAAATATGGATATTGGTTTTAGAAATTTTCTCATCAGTTCTCTACTGGAGGTTGACCATTACCACCATTACCCTCTGCCCACACATTAGTTCCCGTAAGGGACATAAAAAGTATCCCCACCAATAATATAGTGCCAAATACCATGGCAACTTGTTTAAGGGAAGCTGGATTTGCAGCTGAAGGAATTGAATCAACCAGTTGAGTTTGAATTACGGTAGCTTCATTGCCCATGCGTTCATAATATTTTAAAACTTCATATCGGTAACTGGATTTTAACTGTGCATTATAGCGGTAGAAATCACCTTGAATCATGATCCGACTTTCATCCGGCGATACATTTTTGAATTTGCCGGCGAATACATATTGAGCGCCTGTTTGATCAGCCACACGCTGAAATTGTGCATCTGCCATATTTAAAAATAATGAATCAACCTGCGCTCTCGCTACTAGTTGGACTTCCTTAACTCGGATAATCTGTTTCGGATTAAGGCCATCAAATATGGCACTCAATTTATTCTGGAGTTCTGTTTCGGCCCAAGGATTTACATTTTCCACTTGGATGCCCGCGTAAGCTACTTTTACAGGATTTTTAGAGGAGTTGACAACTTTTGCCTGGGCCAGTAAAATGGTCCCCGTCAGGATTACAGCGATTGGTTTAATCAATTGTTTCATAGGTTTGAAATTACAGGGGGTTGTATATATGAACAAAAAAAGAAATTTGTCAAGTCTAAATAACTTTCATCCTTTATCAATACTAAATGCCGGAGAAATTGAAAACAATATGTTGTTTAACTTTTAATTTTTTCTGAATAATTCAACAAGTCAATCTCCTAAAGGTTTATTTAAATTACCCTAATGCGTCTGTGGGTTAGAACTTTAATTCGTAATAGTTTTTTTCAGGTCGGCGCCGGGATATTGGTTACAATGGTCCTGGGCGGATTCGTCCTGCAATGGTTAGAACCTGGCGATATTTCTAAAGATGATAACCCATTTTGGTGGGCGATCGTAACCATGACAACAGTGGGATATGGTGACTTTTCACCAGAAACACCGGGGGGTCGTGTATTTGCGGTACTGATCATGTTTATTGGTATTTCTTTGGTTTCCCTGCTCACAGCAACCATTTCATCCATATTTGTAGCTCAAAAAATTCGGGAGGGTAAAGGTTTGGAAAAGTTGAATTTAACCGATCATCTCATCCTTTGCGGTTGGAATCCAAATGGCGAAAGGATGTTGAACTCGATTCAGCAATTGAGCCAAGGAATAAAGAAAGATCTTGTTCTCATTAATGAAATGAATGAAGAAGATGTTACCCAGCTAAAAAATCGCTTTCAGGATATGCGTATTCATTTTGTTTCCGGGGATTTCACCCAAGAAGAAATATTACATCGAGCCAGTGTCACCGATGCAAATACAGTTATTGTATTGCCCAATACTACAGGATCAGAAGTGGCCACTTATGATGAGAAAACGATCTTTGCCACTTTGACGATTAAAAGCATTGATCCGGCCATCCGTGTGGTGGCATACCTATTGGATCGAGAAAACTTGACACACATTAAACGAGCTAATGCAGATGAGGTCGTTGTAGGCGATGATTTCAGCGCCCATATTTTGGCCTCTCATGTGGTCGATCCCGGTGTACCCCAAATTGCTAATCAACTTATTGACAGCAATTCATCTTCACGTTTTAAACGTGTATCCATTCCAACTGAATTTGTTGGTAAATCCTATAATGATCTTTTTAGACACTTTCGTAAAATGGACGGTTCATTATTAATTGGTGTTTTTTCAGAAGATGAAAATCTCGGTATAGGGGCAATCCTGTCTTCCGATGCATCAGCACTAGATGCTTTTATTGAGAGAAAGTTGAAAGAAGGCGGTATCTCTCTCCAGGAAGAAAGCAAAATAAATGTGGTCATCAATCCAGCGGACAATTATACATTAAGCAAAAGTGAACGGGCGATAATAATCCCTTGAGGCAATTATGAATAATGAACAACTAAAGAATTTCCAGATATTTGCCGATCTAAGTGATGATGAACTGAACAAATTTCATCCATCACTAAAAGAAGTAAAAATGGAAAAAGGGCAGCAGTTTATCACCGAAGGTGAAGAGGGAGATTGCATTTACCTACTATTAGCCGGAGAAGTTGAGATTAACCAGGCTTTGACCCTTTCCATGAATAAAGGAGAGTCGGATAATCGTGAAAAAGCTATCTTGAAGCTTTCTAGTGATTTACATCCACAATTTGGTGAAATGTCCTTGTTTAATGATGGCGACCGCCGAACGGCAAACGTTCGGGCAGAAACGCTCTGTTCGCTTGTGAGATTGGATAAAAAAGATTTATACAATATATGCGATGCTAATCCGAATGTTGGATATAAAGTTATGCGAAATCTGGGCCGAATCATTTCAGGGAATTTAGTGAAAGCCAATCAAAATGTATTAAAACTCACCACAGCCTTTTCTTTAATTCTAGAGCGGTGAACTTTTTCCCAGATTTGATTTTTTCACTTTTTAAATAAGATTTTAAATGTCAACGGCACAACTCGATAAATCCTACAATTGGGACAAACTGGAAGATCATTGGTATCAACATTGGTTGGATCAAGGTTATTTTCATGCAGATGAAAATTCTGACAAAGAGCCCTATTCAATTGTCATTCCGCCGCCCAATGTGACGGGCATGCTCACCATGGGACATGTGCTAAACAATACCATTCAGGATGTACTCATTCGCAAAGCTCGGATGGAAGGCAAAAATGCCTGTTGGATTCCCGGTACAGATCATGCTTCTATCGCCACAGAATCCAAAGTGGTAAAAATGCTGGAAGAACAGGGGATTTCTAAAGATAGCCTTACCCGAGAAGAATTCATGGTTCATGCTTGGGAATGGAAAGAGAAATACGGCGGCATCATTATAAATCAGCTTAAGAGATTGGGCTGTTCATGCGATTGGGAACGGGAACGTTTTACCATGGATGATGGCTATTCAAAAGCCGTTCTGGAAGCATTCGTTAAACTCTACG
The sequence above is drawn from the Candidatus Neomarinimicrobiota bacterium genome and encodes:
- a CDS encoding cyclic nucleotide-binding domain-containing protein, which gives rise to MNNEQLKNFQIFADLSDDELNKFHPSLKEVKMEKGQQFITEGEEGDCIYLLLAGEVEINQALTLSMNKGESDNREKAILKLSSDLHPQFGEMSLFNDGDRRTANVRAETLCSLVRLDKKDLYNICDANPNVGYKVMRNLGRIISGNLVKANQNVLKLTTAFSLILER